The proteins below come from a single Orcinus orca chromosome 6, mOrcOrc1.1, whole genome shotgun sequence genomic window:
- the LOC101282639 gene encoding NUT family member 2G-like has translation MASEGAAPVLGTDVVMNPGDSLSDFMAVLYPPPIPGPQHRPPWGQHVPPPITPAFPPGSSQLLPAFPTMPLVANGGRGPSAPGACNLTVQVRSQGRPMEAPQTQTFIITQGPLTWSAPGALSGTAACPPPVFVTNPAMETIVTAPAVGVTQAGKGGWTPGFPPQAPPPAAQLAPIIRPVNSGPWPHGTSREGSLATNQPYASQGDCSNPQNVYSNFRRWQRLKPLARRHLPQSPDAEALSCFLIPVLRSVARLKPTMTLEWGLCRAVQEWQRISNVDQMIYYKIAEKFMEFEAEEEMQIQKWQWMQCAQDLPPPAPPKLDPRGPPAPKVGLQPGTQVPTGVEGTACAPRMSGPRAQPSRPKPHRSQQPPEPKAPKEIPPEAVREYMDIMDALVGPVHSATGESDAEGGEDGNELKQEEDGIYSDPGLLSYIDKLCSQEDFVTKVEAVIHPRFLAELLSPDAQLDLLALAEELEQKEGLTPEELVQKRLLALKEDEGVRAAPSHGAPGMRSSPSEPDAGQGAQRHDQDPHPGVSDEACPPELDSEAPHRLIQRDTGLCRPKGFVPSRGRQEVSPFRARRPSPPQGQRHAAPLRGPRDASVLREASPVREARGPRDGSGDDDEELPSLAFLFGSLQSLLPGWVSQSPAHASGLASPGGWGAQSAPHAPSHQRRGLSPAPPAALKSRKRALCGRPASAEKLPILGAGLGVSGRPGLALGLARPSQPRKRNRDPCVTERRRKKKKKHCSQ, from the exons CAGCTCCAGTGCTGGGAACGGATGTCGTCATGAACCCTGGTGACTCCTTGTCTGATTTCATGGCAGTGCTCTATCCTCCACCCATTCCTGGCCCCCAGCACCGGCCACCCTGGGGGCAGCACGTGCCACCTCCCATCACCCCAGCATTCCCTCCTGGCAGCAGCCAGCTGCTGCCAGCTTTCCCCACGATGCCTTTGGTGGCTAATGGTGGCCGTGGACCCAGTGCCCCTGGGGCCTGCAACCTCACTGTGCAAGTCAGGTCACAAGGGAGGCCAATGGAGGCCCCCCAGACTCAGACCTTTATCATAACTCAGGGCCCCCTCACCTGGAGCGCTCCAGGGGCCCTCAGCGGGACTGCTGCATGTCCTCCACCCGTATTCGTAACAAACCCTGCGATGGAGACCATTGTGACTGCTCCAGCTGTTGGAGTTACTCAGGCTGGCAAGGGAGGCTGGACCCCAGGCTTTCCTCCTCAAGCTCCACCACCAGCTGCCCAGCTGGCCCCTATCATTCGCCCAGTGAACTCTGGGCCTTGGCCACATGGCACTTCCAGGGAGGGCAGTCTGGCCACCAACCAGCCCTATGCCTCGCAGGGTGACTGCTCTAACCCCCAGAACGTGTACAGTAACTTCCGACGTTGGCAGCGCCTCAAGCCACTGGCGCGGAGACACCTTCCCCAGAGTCCTGATGCAGAAGCTCTTTCCTGCTTTCTCAT CCCAGTGCTTCGATCCGTGGCCCGCCTGAAGCCCACCATGACGCTGGAGTGGGGACTGTGCAGGGCCGTGCAGGAATGGCAGCGTATAAGCAATGTTGACCAGATGATCTACTACAAGATAGCGGAAAA GTTCATGGAATTTGAGGCCGAGGAGGAGATGCAGATTCAGAAGTGGCAGTGGATGCAGTGTGCGCAGGAcctgcctcctccagccccaccgaAGCTGGATCCTCGGGGGCCCCCAGCCCCGAAAGTGGGCCTTCAGCCAGGCACCCAGGTTCCCACTGGAGTTGAAGGCACAG CCTGTGCtcccaggatgtccggccccagggcccagccctccCGCCCAAAGCCACACAGGTCCCAGCAGCCCCCGGAGCCCAAGGCACCCAAGGAGATTCCCCCTGAGGCTGTGAGGGAGTATATGGACATCATGGATGCGCTGGTGGGGCCCGTCCACTCAGCCACAGGCGAGTCAGATGCAGAAGGTGGAGAGGACGGAAATGAGCTGAAGCAGGAAGAGGACGGCATCTACTCGGACCCGGGCCTCTTGAGCTACATTGACAAGCTGTGTTCCCAGGAGGACTTTGTCACCAAG GTGGAGGCAGTCATTCACCCTCGATTCCTGGCAGAATTGCTTTCCCCAGATGCACAGCTGGATCTCTTGGCCCTAGCGGAGGAGCTGGAGCAGAAGGAAGGGCTCACGCCGGAAGAA CTGGTGCAGAAACGACTCCTGGCCTTGAAAGAGGACGAGGGTGTGCGGGCAGCCCCGAGTCACGGTGCACCCGGAATGCGCTCAAGTCCTTCTGAGCCCGACGCCGGCCAAGGTGCCCAGAGGCACGACCAAGACCCCCATCCAGGGGTCAGTGATGAAGCCTGCCCACCAGAGCTTGATTCTGAGGCTCCTCATAGGCTCATCCAAAGAGACACTGGCCTGTGCAGGCCCAAAGGCTTCGTTCCCTCTCGAGGACGTCAGGAGGTCTCTCCATTCCGGGCCAGacggccctcccctccccagggacaAAGGCATGCTGCCCCTCTACGGGGACCCAGGGACGCGTCTGTTCTCAGAGAGGCCTCTCCTGTTCGGGAGGCCCGAGGGCCCAGGGACGGGTCCGGTGACGACGACGAGGAACTCCCCAGCCTGGCCTTCCTGTTCGGCTCTCTGCAGAGCCTGCTGCCTGGCTGGGTGTCCCAGAGTCCTGCCCATGCCTCAGGCCTGGCCTCCCCTGGAGGTTGGGGGGCCCAGAGTGCTCCCCACGCCCCCTCCCATCAGAGAAGAGGCCTCAGCCCAGCTCCACCAGCCGCTCTCAAGTCGAGGAAGCGGGCTCTGTGTGGACGCCCAGCCAGTGCTGAGAAGCTGCCCATCCTCGGGGCTGGCCTCGGGGTGTCTGGGAGGCCAGGCTTGGCTCTGGGGCTGGCTCGCCCCTCACAGCCGAGAAAGAGAAATCGTGACCCGTGTGtcacagagagaagaaggaagaagaagaagaagcactGCAGCCAGTAG